In one window of Dokdonia sp. PRO95 DNA:
- a CDS encoding universal stress protein, whose product MIKKILVPTDFSEQAENALRVAADLAKKHNASINLLHMVDLPMTLVDAVTGNQSELPEAIFFMKLAHQRFESMMSAPFLDGVVVEESAEFDGAFEGIMDYVNKYKSDLIVMGSHGDSGLHEFFVGSNAEKVVRNSKIPVLIIKNRHEQFEIKNFIYALDFQAENHNAFKQAIAFARANNAQLHSLYVNTPGDFRSTHEVEEQMKKFMDIEGHVENCTLNIYNDNTIESGILHFAEMIDSGLVGIATHGRKGLAHFLNGSLSEGLVNHAKRPVITFRI is encoded by the coding sequence ATGATAAAAAAGATACTTGTACCTACCGATTTTTCTGAACAGGCTGAAAACGCATTAAGAGTTGCCGCAGACCTTGCTAAAAAACACAATGCATCTATTAATTTACTTCACATGGTAGATCTACCCATGACATTAGTAGACGCCGTGACTGGAAACCAAAGCGAACTTCCAGAAGCCATTTTTTTCATGAAACTAGCCCATCAAAGATTTGAATCTATGATGAGCGCACCTTTTCTAGATGGAGTAGTTGTTGAAGAAAGCGCAGAGTTTGATGGTGCGTTTGAAGGAATCATGGATTATGTAAACAAATACAAATCAGATCTCATTGTCATGGGCTCCCACGGAGATAGCGGTTTGCACGAGTTCTTCGTTGGTTCAAATGCAGAAAAAGTAGTGCGTAATTCTAAAATCCCAGTACTCATTATTAAAAATAGACATGAGCAGTTTGAAATTAAAAATTTTATTTATGCACTTGATTTTCAAGCAGAGAACCACAATGCTTTTAAACAAGCTATAGCATTTGCCAGAGCAAACAATGCACAACTACACTCCCTTTATGTTAATACACCAGGAGATTTTAGATCAACCCACGAGGTGGAAGAACAAATGAAAAAATTCATGGATATAGAAGGACATGTAGAAAACTGCACCTTAAACATCTATAATGACAATACCATAGAAAGTGGGATTCTCCATTTTGCAGAGATGATTGACTCTGGTCTTGTAGGTATCGCCACCCACGGGCGCAAAGGGCTCGCCCACTTCTTAAACGGCTCATTAAGTGAAGGACTCGTAAATCACGCAAAACGACCCGTAATTACTTTCAGAATTTAA
- a CDS encoding c-type cytochrome: protein MIQVKRQNSFSRVLTLAVVVILTLSSSLFAQDAPVADAKAGEALFKANCAACHKLYKPMTGPLLHQVSEKYDREWLYKWIKNSQGLIKSGDPLAVKVYEENGNKVMNSFPALSNADIDNILAYTDTPKPEAPAPTTAVGGADGNQGGGVSNNLILAILGFVLLLLVAVLFLVNNTLNKFASAQGIEMQEEEKRKPIWKAFVENQFLVLVSVIFLLLGSAYFAYGWMSQVGVDQGYMPVQPIHYSHRIHAGENAIECKYCHSSARVSKHSGIPSLNVCMNCHKSIAEVAGPESEFTSVTEDYSKEFYDKEIQKLYKAVGWDEATQSYTGETQAVEWVRIHNLPDFAYFNHSQHVSVAGIECQKCHGPVEEMEVMYQHAPLTMGWCINCHRETNVKIEGNEYYTEIHEQLAKKYGVEKVTAAQMGGLECGKCHY, encoded by the coding sequence ATGATACAGGTTAAACGCCAAAATTCATTCTCAAGAGTCCTTACCCTAGCCGTGGTGGTGATTCTTACACTTTCAAGTTCTCTTTTTGCGCAAGACGCGCCTGTTGCTGATGCTAAGGCTGGTGAAGCTTTATTTAAGGCAAATTGTGCTGCTTGTCATAAACTGTATAAGCCTATGACGGGTCCGTTACTTCATCAGGTTTCTGAGAAGTATGACCGTGAGTGGCTGTATAAGTGGATTAAAAATAGCCAAGGGCTTATTAAGTCTGGAGACCCTCTTGCTGTAAAAGTATATGAGGAGAATGGTAATAAAGTGATGAACTCTTTTCCTGCGTTATCAAATGCAGATATAGATAATATCCTTGCTTATACGGATACTCCTAAGCCAGAAGCTCCGGCTCCTACTACGGCTGTTGGTGGTGCAGACGGTAATCAAGGTGGTGGGGTTTCAAATAATCTTATCCTTGCAATTCTTGGGTTTGTGTTGTTGCTTCTTGTGGCTGTGTTGTTTCTAGTGAATAACACGCTAAATAAGTTTGCATCTGCTCAAGGGATTGAAATGCAGGAAGAGGAGAAGCGCAAACCTATATGGAAAGCATTTGTTGAAAATCAATTTTTGGTTTTAGTTTCAGTAATATTCTTGTTGTTAGGTAGTGCTTACTTTGCTTACGGGTGGATGTCACAAGTAGGAGTTGATCAAGGTTATATGCCTGTGCAGCCAATACATTATTCACACAGAATTCACGCTGGTGAAAATGCTATTGAGTGTAAGTATTGTCACTCTTCTGCAAGAGTGTCTAAGCATTCTGGTATTCCTTCTCTTAATGTGTGTATGAACTGTCACAAGTCTATTGCAGAGGTTGCAGGTCCAGAGTCTGAGTTTACATCTGTTACTGAGGATTACTCAAAAGAATTTTATGATAAAGAAATTCAGAAGCTTTATAAAGCTGTGGGTTGGGATGAAGCAACACAATCGTATACTGGGGAAACTCAGGCGGTAGAGTGGGTGCGCATTCATAACCTTCCTGATTTTGCTTATTTTAACCACTCTCAGCACGTGAGTGTTGCAGGTATCGAGTGTCAAAAATGTCACGGTCCTGTAGAGGAGATGGAGGTTATGTATCAACATGCTCCTCTTACAATGGGATGGTGTATTAACTGTCACCGTGAGACTAACGTGAAAATCGAGGGTAATGAGTATTACACGGAGATTCATGAGCAACTTGCTAAGAAGTACGGAGTTGAGAAGGTAACAGCTGCTCAAATGGGTGGTCTGGAATGTGGTAAGTGTCACTACTAA
- a CDS encoding TAT-variant-translocated molybdopterin oxidoreductase gives MSSNKKYWKSVDELQGDSSIEALRQNEFVQEIPTDEFLGDKETLESSETTRRDFLKYVGFSTAAASLAACEGPVIKSVPYVVQPEQIVPGVADYYATTIADGFDFASVLVKTREGRPIKIENNDLAKGGFGANARVHASVLGMYDTNRAQFPTAAGEEVSWSDIDKGVVGALEGGRKAVLLTQTFASPSTDKLIEEFKAKFPNVSHVAYDAAGEQFALDAFEMKYGFRALPDYDFAKADVIVAVGADFVGDWNGGGYDSAYGKKRVPKNGKMSKHFQFEANMSLSGANADVRVPSTPSQQKLIVQALAGGSVSGLPEGIKAKVAQARKALLAAGDNGLLITGVQDVATQKIALDFNAGKSVMDTAKPKMTRSGDARKIMQLVKDMNAGQVGTLIMAGVNPAYSLPNATEFVEGLKKVEVSVACSIRADETAALATHIAPVPHYLESWGDVQIKMGEVSLQQPTIKEIFNTRQFQQSLLTWMGEDKTYYEYLKETMTAAGLPFNKSVQAGVVETSAFAKAVTPSNTSITSDAGLSSTLQEGTGDFELTLYTMTSMGDGTQANNPWLQEMPDPLTRCTWDNYLTMSEADAKEKGLWFDRSTFFTEARHNANGGLNGHYANITVNGVTLENVPVMIQPGQAKGSVGLAVGYGRKNGIQEEMQTGVNAFPLMQNFQTTQKVSIEKVGGVHEFASVQLHNTLMGRGDIVKETTLEIFNTKDKHSWNAVPEVSKGHIEYEVTSPEVDLWDEFDRSVGHHFNLAIDLNACTGCGACVIACHAENNVPVVGKSEIRRSRDMHWLRIDRYYSSEETFELDDTKKNDFSGLGGDQGSLGGFGELEDPAANPQVAFQPIMCQHCNHAPCETVCPVAASAHGKQGQNHMTYNRCVGTRYCANNCPYKVRRFNWFLYNGNDEFDYHMNNDLGRMVINPDVTVRSRGVMEKCSMCIQMTQKTILDAKREGRKVKDGEFATACSNACTSGALAFGDINDKESEIETLRKDDRMYHLLEHVGTKPNVFYQTMVRNTEEA, from the coding sequence ATGTCATCAAACAAGAAATACTGGAAAAGTGTCGATGAGCTCCAAGGAGACTCGTCTATCGAGGCGCTAAGACAGAATGAGTTTGTACAAGAAATTCCGACAGATGAATTTTTAGGTGATAAGGAAACGCTTGAGTCTTCAGAAACAACACGTCGTGATTTCTTGAAGTATGTAGGTTTCTCTACTGCCGCAGCTTCCCTCGCAGCTTGTGAAGGTCCTGTTATTAAATCTGTTCCTTACGTAGTGCAGCCAGAGCAAATTGTTCCTGGTGTAGCAGACTATTATGCAACAACAATTGCAGATGGTTTTGACTTTGCAAGTGTTCTTGTAAAGACACGCGAAGGTCGCCCTATCAAGATTGAAAATAACGATCTTGCTAAAGGTGGTTTCGGAGCAAATGCTCGTGTTCACGCTTCTGTTTTAGGAATGTATGATACTAATCGTGCGCAATTCCCTACTGCAGCTGGTGAAGAAGTTTCTTGGTCAGATATAGATAAGGGTGTTGTTGGTGCTCTTGAAGGAGGTAGAAAGGCGGTTTTGCTTACGCAAACATTTGCTAGTCCTTCTACCGATAAACTTATAGAAGAGTTTAAAGCTAAATTTCCAAATGTATCGCACGTAGCGTACGATGCTGCTGGAGAGCAATTTGCTTTGGATGCTTTTGAAATGAAATACGGTTTCCGTGCATTGCCTGATTATGACTTTGCGAAAGCAGATGTTATAGTTGCTGTAGGTGCAGATTTTGTAGGAGATTGGAATGGTGGTGGATATGATTCTGCTTATGGTAAGAAGCGTGTTCCTAAAAATGGAAAGATGTCTAAGCATTTCCAGTTTGAGGCAAACATGTCTCTTTCTGGTGCAAATGCAGATGTTCGTGTGCCATCTACACCGTCGCAACAAAAATTAATAGTACAAGCTCTTGCTGGAGGTTCTGTATCTGGTTTGCCAGAGGGAATAAAGGCAAAAGTTGCTCAAGCTCGTAAGGCTTTACTTGCGGCTGGAGATAACGGACTTCTTATAACGGGAGTACAAGATGTAGCAACTCAAAAAATAGCGCTTGATTTTAACGCTGGTAAGTCTGTAATGGACACTGCTAAGCCTAAGATGACTCGCTCTGGAGATGCACGTAAGATCATGCAGCTTGTAAAAGATATGAATGCTGGGCAAGTAGGAACTCTTATTATGGCGGGTGTAAACCCAGCTTATAGTTTGCCTAATGCTACAGAATTTGTTGAGGGTCTTAAGAAGGTAGAGGTTTCAGTTGCTTGTTCTATAAGAGCAGACGAAACAGCTGCATTAGCTACACATATAGCTCCTGTGCCACATTACCTAGAATCTTGGGGGGATGTGCAAATCAAAATGGGAGAGGTGAGCCTTCAGCAGCCTACGATAAAAGAAATTTTTAACACGCGTCAATTTCAGCAGAGTTTGTTGACTTGGATGGGTGAGGATAAAACATATTACGAGTATCTTAAGGAGACAATGACTGCGGCTGGACTTCCTTTCAATAAGTCTGTTCAAGCTGGTGTTGTTGAAACTAGCGCTTTCGCGAAAGCGGTTACACCTTCAAATACATCAATTACTTCAGATGCTGGATTATCGAGCACATTACAAGAAGGAACTGGTGATTTTGAATTGACGTTGTATACTATGACATCAATGGGTGACGGTACGCAGGCAAACAATCCTTGGTTGCAAGAGATGCCAGATCCGTTAACACGTTGTACTTGGGATAACTACTTGACAATGTCTGAGGCTGATGCCAAAGAGAAAGGATTGTGGTTTGATAGAAGTACATTCTTTACAGAAGCACGTCACAATGCAAATGGTGGTCTTAATGGTCACTATGCAAATATTACTGTAAACGGTGTTACCTTAGAGAATGTTCCTGTAATGATACAGCCAGGTCAAGCTAAAGGATCTGTTGGTCTTGCGGTTGGGTATGGTCGTAAAAACGGAATTCAAGAGGAGATGCAAACGGGTGTAAACGCATTCCCGTTAATGCAGAACTTCCAGACAACTCAAAAAGTATCTATTGAAAAGGTAGGTGGTGTACATGAATTTGCATCTGTGCAACTTCATAATACGTTGATGGGTCGTGGAGATATCGTAAAGGAAACTACGCTTGAGATTTTTAACACAAAAGATAAGCACTCTTGGAACGCTGTTCCGGAGGTAAGTAAAGGTCATATAGAATATGAAGTAACTTCACCAGAAGTTGATCTTTGGGATGAATTTGATCGTTCTGTTGGACATCACTTTAACCTTGCTATAGACTTAAATGCATGTACCGGTTGTGGTGCCTGTGTGATTGCTTGTCACGCTGAGAACAATGTTCCTGTAGTAGGTAAGTCTGAAATACGTCGTAGTCGTGATATGCACTGGTTGCGTATTGATAGATACTACTCTTCTGAGGAGACTTTTGAGCTTGATGATACTAAGAAAAATGACTTCAGTGGGTTAGGTGGTGATCAAGGTTCTCTTGGAGGATTTGGTGAGCTAGAAGATCCAGCGGCAAACCCGCAGGTTGCTTTCCAGCCTATCATGTGTCAGCACTGTAATCATGCACCATGTGAAACAGTTTGTCCGGTTGCAGCATCTGCACACGGTAAGCAAGGTCAAAACCACATGACGTACAACCGTTGTGTAGGTACAAGATATTGTGCAAATAACTGTCCATATAAGGTACGTCGTTTCAACTGGTTCTTGTATAATGGAAATGATGAGTTTGATTACCACATGAATAACGACCTTGGTCGTATGGTAATTAACCCAGATGTAACTGTACGTTCACGAGGAGTTATGGAGAAGTGTTCTATGTGTATTCAAATGACACAGAAGACTATTCTTGATGCTAAGCGTGAGGGGCGTAAAGTGAAAGACGGAGAGTTTGCTACGGCCTGCTCTAACGCTTGTACTAGTGGAGCTCTAGCCTTTGGAGATATAAACGATAAGGAGAGTGAAATTGAAACGCTTAGAAAAGATGATCGTATGTATCACTTGCTTGAGCATGTAGGGACAAAACCTAATGTATTCTACCAGACAATGGTACGTAATACAGAAGAAGCATAA
- the nusA gene encoding transcription termination factor NusA, whose amino-acid sequence MENLALIDSFSEFKDDKLIDRVTLMAILEEVFRSTLKRRFGSDDNFDIIINPDKGDLEIWRNRVVVADGEVEDDNEEISLTDARKIEEDFEVGEDVSEEVKLFDLGRRSILALRQNLISKIHEHDNTNIYKQFKELEGDLYTAEVHHIRHRAIILLDDDGNEIILPKDRQIPSDFFRKGENVRGVIESVELKGNKPSIVMSRTSPLFLEKLFESEIPEVFDGLITVKKVVRIPGEKAKVAVDSYDDRIDPVGACVGMKGSRIHGIVRELGNENIDVINYTTNLNLYITRALSPARITSIKINEGNKTAQAVLKPEEVSKAIGRGGHNIRLAGQLTGYEIDVYREGVEEDVELTEFSDEIEAWVIEAFAKIGLDTARSVLEQDAEDLVRRTDLEEETVLDVMRILKAEFEE is encoded by the coding sequence ATGGAGAATTTAGCGTTAATCGATTCTTTTTCAGAATTTAAGGACGATAAATTAATAGATCGTGTAACCTTAATGGCCATCTTAGAAGAGGTGTTCAGAAGTACGTTAAAGCGACGTTTTGGTAGTGATGATAACTTTGATATTATTATAAACCCTGATAAAGGAGATCTTGAAATCTGGCGTAACCGTGTGGTTGTTGCAGATGGTGAGGTAGAAGATGATAATGAAGAAATTTCATTAACTGATGCTCGTAAGATTGAGGAGGATTTTGAAGTAGGAGAGGATGTGTCTGAAGAGGTAAAGCTTTTTGACTTGGGTAGACGTTCTATCTTGGCATTACGTCAAAATTTAATTAGTAAGATTCATGAGCATGATAATACGAACATATACAAGCAGTTTAAAGAGCTTGAAGGTGATTTGTATACTGCAGAAGTGCATCACATTAGACACAGAGCAATAATTTTACTTGATGATGACGGTAATGAAATTATCTTACCAAAAGATCGTCAGATTCCTTCAGATTTTTTCCGCAAAGGAGAAAATGTTCGTGGAGTAATTGAAAGCGTAGAGTTAAAAGGTAATAAGCCTTCTATTGTTATGTCTCGTACATCTCCGTTGTTTTTGGAGAAATTGTTCGAGTCGGAGATACCTGAGGTTTTTGACGGTTTGATTACGGTTAAAAAGGTTGTGCGTATCCCAGGTGAAAAAGCTAAGGTAGCGGTAGATTCTTATGATGATCGTATCGATCCAGTAGGAGCTTGTGTAGGTATGAAAGGTTCTCGTATTCACGGTATTGTACGTGAGTTAGGAAATGAGAATATTGATGTGATAAATTACACAACAAACCTTAACTTGTACATAACTAGAGCTTTGAGCCCTGCGCGTATTACAAGTATTAAGATTAATGAGGGAAATAAAACCGCACAAGCAGTGCTTAAGCCTGAAGAGGTGAGTAAAGCTATAGGTCGCGGTGGTCATAACATTCGTTTGGCTGGACAGCTTACTGGATATGAGATTGACGTTTACAGAGAGGGAGTTGAAGAAGACGTTGAGCTTACAGAATTTTCAGATGAGATAGAAGCGTGGGTTATTGAAGCTTTCGCGAAAATTGGTCTTGATACAGCAAGAAGCGTATTAGAGCAAGATGCAGAAGATCTTGTACGTCGTACAGATTTAGAAGAAGAAACAGTTCTTGATGTGATGAGAATCCTCAAGGCAGAATTTGAAGAATAG
- a CDS encoding SPOR domain-containing protein: MNGITFKNIQLALAAAVFSFAFAKAQTAQSTINQDERITELLDLKSNLEKEGKLTDRYKIQLYSGSLNTASSTLKKYRNRVGTWSSSIKHETPNYKVWIGSFRNRREADRALMEIKKDFPSAFIFKPDGRD, from the coding sequence ATGAACGGCATTACGTTTAAAAACATACAATTAGCACTAGCCGCCGCTGTGTTTTCCTTCGCTTTCGCGAAAGCACAAACCGCCCAATCCACTATAAATCAAGATGAAAGAATCACTGAGCTTCTTGATTTGAAAAGTAACCTTGAAAAAGAAGGGAAGTTAACAGATAGATACAAAATACAACTCTATTCTGGAAGCTTAAATACCGCAAGCTCAACATTAAAAAAATACAGAAATCGTGTAGGCACATGGTCTTCGTCTATAAAACACGAAACACCTAACTACAAAGTATGGATAGGAAGCTTTAGAAATAGACGCGAGGCAGACAGAGCACTAATGGAAATTAAAAAAGACTTCCCAAGTGCTTTCATATTTAAGCCAGATGGTCGCGATTAG
- the infB gene encoding translation initiation factor IF-2 has translation MAAATMRLNKVLREMNISLDRAVEFLGTKGIEIEARPTTKITTEVYEVLSGEFQTDANKKVASKEVAEAKEKEKEALRAAREVEIEAKAEAKAEAPKKQEVVKAKAQLNGPKQVGKIDLSKPAGNLADRKEAKKEAKKEVKPAEEVKPVEEVKAKEAATPKKKEAPSPASEAKKEGGKPEVKDKAPEKKENPAVKKEDAKAADSKAKKEEKEVRLGDEVLKTDYKKLNGPNFTGQKIDLSKFKKPEKKSSSSDDKKKRRRRITKPGSTGGSKPGGNNSRGGNNSRGGNNSGKGRGRVVKAEPTEEEVQKQIRETLEKLQGKSSKGKGAKYRRDKRDQHRQKTEDDQAQQDIESKILKVTEFVTVSEVATMMDVGVTQIISACMSLGMMVTMNQRLDAETLTIVADEFGYTVEFVTADLEDAIEDVVDLPEDLKERAPIVTVMGHVDHGKTSLLDYIREENVIAGESGGITQHIGAYGVELSNGKKVAFLDTPGHEAFTAMRARGAQVTDIAVIVVAADDSIMPQTKEAISHAQAAGVPIVFAINKIDLPAANPEKIKEGLAQMNLLVEDWGGKIQSQEISAKKGTGVKELLEKVLLEAELLELKANPNRNANGTVVEAFLDKGRGYVSTILVQSGTLKVGDYVLAGTTSGKVKAMHDERGKKVKKAGPSTPVSVLGLDGAPQAGDKFVVMSDEREAKDIATKRTQLQREQSVRTQRHITLDEIGRRIALGDFKELNIILKGDVDGSVEALTDSFQKLSTEEIAVNIIHKGVGAITESDVLLASASDAIIIGFNVRPAGNARQVADKEEIDIRTYSIIYDAINDLKDAMEGMLSPEMREEISGTAEIRETFKISKVGTIAGCMVMSGKIFRNSNIRLIRDSVVVYTGTLAALKRFKDDVKEVAKGYDCGMQIKNYNDIKIGDVIEAFQEVAVKKKLK, from the coding sequence ATGGCAGCAGCAACAATGCGATTAAACAAGGTATTACGAGAAATGAACATTTCTCTAGATCGTGCCGTTGAGTTCTTAGGAACTAAAGGTATCGAGATAGAGGCGCGTCCGACTACGAAAATCACTACGGAGGTTTACGAGGTGCTTTCGGGGGAATTTCAAACGGATGCCAATAAGAAAGTAGCTTCTAAGGAAGTTGCCGAAGCAAAAGAGAAAGAGAAGGAGGCACTGCGCGCCGCTCGAGAAGTTGAGATCGAAGCAAAAGCTGAGGCAAAAGCCGAAGCGCCTAAAAAACAAGAGGTAGTTAAAGCTAAAGCACAGCTTAACGGACCTAAGCAAGTAGGTAAAATTGATCTTAGTAAACCAGCAGGAAATTTAGCAGATCGTAAGGAGGCTAAAAAAGAAGCTAAGAAAGAGGTGAAGCCAGCAGAAGAAGTTAAACCTGTAGAAGAGGTGAAGGCTAAAGAGGCGGCAACTCCTAAGAAAAAGGAAGCTCCTAGTCCAGCAAGTGAAGCTAAGAAAGAGGGTGGTAAACCTGAAGTTAAAGATAAAGCTCCTGAGAAAAAGGAAAATCCTGCGGTTAAAAAAGAAGATGCAAAAGCTGCAGATTCTAAAGCTAAGAAAGAAGAAAAGGAAGTGCGTCTAGGAGATGAAGTTCTTAAGACGGATTACAAAAAGCTTAACGGTCCTAACTTTACAGGGCAAAAGATTGATCTTTCTAAGTTTAAAAAACCTGAGAAAAAATCATCTTCTTCAGATGATAAGAAGAAACGTCGTCGTCGTATAACAAAACCAGGAAGTACTGGTGGTTCAAAGCCAGGAGGAAACAATTCTCGTGGTGGTAATAATTCACGAGGAGGTAATAACTCTGGAAAAGGTAGAGGACGTGTTGTTAAGGCTGAGCCTACTGAAGAAGAAGTACAAAAGCAAATACGTGAGACTCTTGAGAAACTTCAAGGAAAGTCGAGCAAAGGTAAAGGAGCAAAATATCGTCGTGATAAGCGTGATCAACACCGTCAGAAGACAGAGGATGATCAAGCACAGCAAGATATAGAAAGTAAAATCCTTAAAGTAACAGAGTTTGTTACTGTAAGTGAGGTAGCTACTATGATGGATGTGGGTGTAACGCAAATTATATCGGCATGTATGTCACTTGGAATGATGGTAACAATGAATCAGCGTTTAGATGCTGAAACGCTTACTATTGTTGCAGATGAATTTGGCTATACTGTTGAGTTTGTTACTGCAGATCTTGAAGACGCTATTGAGGATGTTGTGGATTTACCAGAAGATCTAAAAGAAAGAGCTCCTATTGTAACCGTAATGGGTCACGTAGATCACGGTAAGACATCTTTACTGGATTATATCCGCGAGGAAAATGTAATCGCAGGAGAGAGTGGTGGAATCACACAGCACATTGGTGCATATGGTGTTGAGCTTTCAAATGGTAAGAAAGTTGCTTTCTTGGATACTCCAGGTCACGAAGCTTTTACAGCCATGCGTGCACGTGGAGCCCAGGTAACAGATATTGCTGTTATTGTAGTGGCTGCAGATGATAGTATAATGCCGCAAACTAAAGAGGCTATCTCTCACGCACAAGCTGCTGGAGTGCCTATTGTTTTTGCGATAAATAAAATTGACCTTCCAGCTGCAAATCCTGAGAAGATTAAAGAGGGGCTTGCTCAAATGAATCTTCTAGTAGAAGATTGGGGTGGAAAAATTCAATCACAAGAAATTTCTGCAAAGAAAGGAACCGGTGTAAAGGAACTGCTTGAAAAAGTATTACTTGAAGCCGAGCTTCTAGAGCTGAAAGCAAACCCTAACAGAAATGCAAATGGAACTGTCGTTGAGGCATTCTTAGATAAAGGGCGTGGATATGTATCTACTATCCTAGTGCAATCAGGAACACTTAAAGTGGGTGATTATGTCTTAGCTGGTACTACTTCAGGTAAAGTAAAAGCAATGCATGATGAGCGCGGTAAAAAGGTTAAAAAGGCAGGTCCTTCAACACCGGTATCTGTGCTAGGACTTGATGGAGCACCACAAGCAGGTGATAAGTTTGTTGTAATGTCAGATGAGCGTGAAGCAAAAGATATTGCTACTAAGCGTACTCAATTACAACGTGAGCAGAGTGTGCGTACACAGCGTCATATTACACTTGATGAAATAGGACGTCGTATTGCATTAGGAGACTTTAAAGAGCTTAATATTATCCTTAAAGGTGATGTTGATGGTTCTGTTGAAGCGCTTACAGATAGTTTCCAGAAGTTGTCTACAGAAGAAATCGCAGTAAATATTATACACAAAGGTGTTGGTGCGATTACAGAAAGTGATGTGCTTCTAGCTTCTGCATCAGACGCGATAATTATTGGATTTAATGTTCGACCAGCTGGTAATGCTAGGCAGGTTGCAGATAAAGAAGAAATCGATATCCGTACTTACTCAATTATCTATGATGCGATAAATGATCTTAAAGATGCAATGGAAGGTATGCTTTCTCCAGAGATGAGAGAAGAGATATCTGGTACTGCAGAAATACGTGAGACATTCAAGATATCTAAAGTTGGTACCATCGCAGGTTGTATGGTGATGAGCGGTAAGATCTTTAGAAATTCTAACATACGTCTTATCCGTGATAGTGTAGTAGTTTATACTGGTACTCTTGCGGCCTTAAAACGCTTTAAGGATGATGTTAAAGAAGTTGCAAAAGGTTATGACTGTGGTATGCAAATCAAGAATTACAATGACATCAAAATTGGTGATGTAATCGAGGCATTCCAAGAAGTAGCTGTTAAGAAGAAGCTTAAATAG
- a CDS encoding Rho termination factor: protein MDKGSRSSIVNEEQYEALRDEGMSKEKAARIANTPDASKKGGASKPYEERSKEELYDQAKDLEIDGRSTMDKEELIKALREDR, encoded by the coding sequence ATGGATAAAGGAAGTAGGTCATCGATTGTGAATGAGGAGCAATACGAGGCATTAAGGGATGAGGGTATGAGTAAAGAGAAGGCTGCGCGTATTGCAAATACACCAGATGCTAGTAAAAAAGGAGGTGCCTCAAAGCCTTATGAAGAGCGCTCTAAGGAGGAGTTATACGATCAAGCTAAGGATTTGGAGATAGATGGTCGTAGCACAATGGATAAGGAAGAGTTGATAAAAGCTTTGAGAGAGGATCGTTAA
- the rimP gene encoding ribosome assembly cofactor RimP, translated as MLKEKVTNLLQEALDENPSLFLISLDIQGNNEVKIIIDGDSGVTVEDCMAVSRKVEHNLDREEEDFSLEVMSAGATSPLEIPRQYKKNVGRHLEMKTQEGLKIEGLMTEATDEGVTLTWKTREPKPVGKGKVTVEKIETIPYSEIVQAKVMIKF; from the coding sequence ATGTTGAAGGAAAAAGTAACCAATTTACTACAGGAAGCGCTGGATGAAAATCCAAGTTTATTTTTGATTAGTCTTGATATTCAAGGGAATAACGAGGTTAAAATTATTATAGACGGTGATAGCGGTGTGACAGTTGAGGATTGCATGGCGGTGAGTCGTAAGGTGGAGCATAACTTAGATCGTGAGGAAGAAGACTTCTCGCTAGAAGTGATGTCTGCTGGAGCTACGAGCCCATTGGAAATACCAAGACAGTACAAAAAGAATGTAGGAAGACACCTAGAAATGAAGACGCAGGAAGGTTTGAAAATCGAAGGGTTGATGACCGAGGCGACAGATGAAGGTGTTACCCTTACTTGGAAAACAAGAGAGCCTAAGCCTGTAGGTAAAGGAAAAGTAACTGTCGAAAAGATAGAGACAATACCTTACAGTGAGATAGTTCAAGCAAAAGTGATGATTAAATTTTAA